One window from the genome of Schistocerca piceifrons isolate TAMUIC-IGC-003096 chromosome 1, iqSchPice1.1, whole genome shotgun sequence encodes:
- the LOC124798035 gene encoding G patch domain-containing protein 11-like produces MASDDVDYMSDDILVQCEQQDIRPGLILNHSQKRSHTKYKQKLVKDAENKKIFPRKSVLEEERRDEGLKEAISSDNKGFALLQKMGYKPGSAIGKSGSGIVEPVPIAVKTNRGGLGREVALKEIKEQKLAIKARLLKHRNQLNDIESYRSQMTRKMEERQNEADLRKSQRICEQLDKRKDIDIPAEPWFWPDGWSQEEENESDEEEEEEEECDGDEEEEEESSEEITFQTPEKLEIITLYLRRTYHYCIWCGTEFDDEKDMQQNCPGSTRADH; encoded by the coding sequence ATGGCTTCTGATGACGTTGATTATATGTCAGATGACATATTGGTTCAATGTGAACAACAGGACATAAGACCGGGCTTAATACTTAACCACAGTCAGAAAAGATCacatacaaaatataaacaaaaattggtgaaagatgcagaaaataagaaaatatttccaAGAAAAAGTGTGCTTGAGGAAGAAAGGAGGGACGAAGGACTAAAAGAAGCAATTTCCAGTGACAATAAGGGGTTTGCCCTTCTGCAGAAAATGGGCTACAAACCAGGATCAGCTATTGGAAAATCAGGTTCAGGAATTGTGGAGCCTGTACCAATAGCTGTGAAGACAAATAGAGGAGGTCTTGGGAGGGAAGTAGCattgaaagaaattaaagaacaaaaactgGCAATTAAGGCAAGATTATTAAAACACAGGAATCAATTAAATGATATAGAAAGTTACAGAAGTCAGATGACAAGAAAAATGGAAGAACGTCAGAATGAAGCTGATCTAAGGAAAAGTCAGAGAATTTGTGAGCAGCTTGACAAAAGAAAGGACATTGACATTCCAGCAGAACCGTGGTTTTGGCCTGATGGTTGGTCACAAGAGGAAGAAAATGAGTcagatgaagaggaggaggaggaagaagaatgtgatggggatgaggaggaggaggaggagagcagTGAGGAAATAACATTTCAGACTCCAGAAAAACTGGAAATAATCACGTTGTATCTAAGAAGAACATATCACTATTGCATCTGGTGTGGAACAGAATTTGACGATGAAAAAGATATGCAGCAGAATTGCCCTGGAAGCACAAGGGCAGATCATTAG
- the LOC124782298 gene encoding protein ERGIC-53-like, whose protein sequence is MVAAGLRWLCVVFVLLLTSETFGNNRFRRFEYKYSFKPPYLAQKDGSVPFWEYGGNAIASSENVRIAPSMKSQKGAIWTKSKTNFDWLEVDIVFRITGRGRLGADGLAFWFTESKGAYDGPVFGSSDKWVGLGVFFDSFDNDNKHNNPFIMGVLNDGTKEFDHPHDGATQMLNGCMRDFRNKPYPTRARIEYYLNSLTVLIHSGMTNNEQEMEICFRADNVVLPKNGYFGLSAATGGLADDHDVLHFLTTSLHPPGQAPPPPSPAWVTDEEQKKLSQEYADYQKKLEQQKEEYRREHPDAVKDRDQFSDEWFESDSQRELRQIFAGQSKMSEMIHELSRKLDEVVGRQERVMSLLSGISTGGQVAGGQPLQITDTIRRHEVDAVLSNQNTIINAAREIRSTLHEVHSRADTILQTQSKQSTGQVASVSYEAVGLGNEVRDALNSLKREMAQKVVPSCPSVSCVSLTMVLVIVAGQMLVLLLYVYYRDNKEAQAKKFF, encoded by the coding sequence ATGGTGGCGGCAGGGTTGAGGTGGCTGTGCGTGGTGTTTGTCCTATTGTTGACGTCTGAGACTTTTGGGAATAATCGGTTCAGGAGGTTTGAATATAAATATAGTTTCAAGCCTCCATATTTGGCTCAGAAGGATGGATCTGTCCCGTTTTGGGAGTACGGCGGAAATGCCATTGccagttcagaaaatgtccgaatAGCTCCGTCAATGAAAAGTCAAAAGGGAGCAATATGGactaaatcaaaaacaaattttgatTGGTTGGAAGTAGATATTGTTTTCCGCATCACAGGAAGAGGTAGACTGGGTGCTGATGGGCTGGCTTTCTGGTTCACAGAGTCAAAAGGTGCCTATGATGGACCAGTTTTTGGCAGTTCTGATAAATGGGTTGGACTTGGTGTGTTCTTTGATTCATTTGACAATGATAATAAACACAATAACCCCTTCATTATGGGTGTACTCAATGATGGTACAAAGGAATTTGATCATCCTCATGATGGAGCAACTCAGATGTTGAATGGATGTATGAGAGATTTCCGCAACAAGCCTTACCCGACAAGAGCTCGAATAGAGTATTACCTCAACTCACTCACTGTCCTGATCCATAGTGGTATGACAAACAATGAACAGGAAATGGAAATCTGTTTCAGAGCCGATAATGTAGTCCTTCCCAAAAATGGTTACTTTGGTCTCTCTGCTGCAACAGGAGGGTTAGCAGATGATCACGATGTTCTCCACTTCCTGACCACAAGCTTGCATCCTCCTGGGCAAGCACCTCCACCGCCCTCCCCAGCATGGGTCACTGACGAGGAGCAGAAGAAACTCAGTCAGGAATATGCAGATTATCAGAAGAAGCTGGAACAGCAGAAAGAAGAGTATCGCCGTGAGCACCCTGATGCAGTCAAGGACCGTGATCAATTCTCTGATGAGTGGTTTGAATCTGATAGCCAACGGGAATTGAGACAGATATTTGCAGGACAGAGCAAAATGTCTGAAATGATTCATGAGCTGAGCCGAAAACTGGATGAGGTGGTTGGCAGACAGGAAAGAGTTATGAGCCTTCTCTCTGGTATATCAACAGGAGGACAGGTGGCAGGGGGACAACCACTACAAATAACTGACACTATCCGCCGCCATGAGGTGGATGCTGTCCTGTCCAATCAGAATACTATCATCAATGCTGCTCGGGAAATAAGATCTACTTTACACGAGGTCCATTCACGAGCAGACACTATTTTGCAAACTCAATcaaagcagtcaactggacaagtTGCATCTGTCAGCTATGAGGCTGTTGGCTTAGGGAATGAAGTGCGTGATGCACTTAATTCACTCAAGCGTGAAATGGCACAGAAAGTTGTGCCATCTTGTCCAAGTGTATCATGTGTTTCATTGACCATGGTGCTGGTCATTGTTGCTGGGCAGATGCTTGTCCTACTCCTGTATGTTTACTACAGGGACAACAAAGAAGCACAGGCAAAGAAGTTCTTTTAA